ACATGATGGTAAATAAACAGTGATCTTTAATGCATTGAAAACTGCATTGAGCAATCAAGTGACAGTGAGctgtaaaagtacaagtatacTAAAACATGCTGAGTGTACTAAAGTCAACTGTTTCCTGTTCTTTGCTTCCCAGGTGCTACCTCTCTTGTCCTATACTACCGGTTCCTCCATCCCAAGTCAACAGAGATCAGCCACGGTACGAACCACAACCACATGGGCAGCACATGTATAGATCAAGGGGAGTCATCCTACTCTTTCGGGGATAAAAGCCTACCAGCTGCCTCCATTCAAAACCACGGCAGCTTCTCCCTCTCAGGTGTGGCTGGTTCTCTGCTGGAGCACCCAGGAACCTGTGGGGGCCAGGGTAACAGCTCCTGCCCTTGCTACCACCACCACTGGCTCCTAATCCGTCTGGCTCTGAAAACAGGAGACCTGGGGAAGATCAACAGAGCGTATGGGGCCGACGGAGCAGCAGCCATACTGGACATGGAGGAGTATAACCAAGAGTTTAAGAGTAACGAGGGCATGACTATCACAGCAGGAGGCAGCTGTGGGGGGGTCTCCACTTCTGAGTCTCAGGGGAAAGGCCTGGCACCTCTCTCGGACTGCAAAGATGAGTTTCAGAGCGTGAGCGAGCCCACGTCAACCGGACAACCGGAAGAAGAGGATGACAGTCTGGAGATGGAGAGCCCAATGGAGTCACCCGCATCAGATTTCAAACGGAGCTCACCAGAGGGCAAGTCTGTGTTTGGAGACAGCCCCGAGCCGTACTTCTGCCCTACAGAGTCAAGTTCAACCTTATATTTCAGCGCTGATCCTCAGTCTCCCAGCAGTGCCAGTAACCCCCGTTTAGACCGGGACATTGGGGGTCTGGAACAGGGGGTGCGCCTCACCTCGATCCCCAGCGACCCAGCCCTTCACAGAGATATTCGTGGGCTAATGGGCCGGGTTGGACCACGCTGCACTTCCACTCCTAAATTGGACTCTGGAGCACTGGACTCCCCATCTAGTGTCCCTCATTTCACAGGTCCCAGGAGGCAGCTTATAATGTCCCGAAGAGATGAAGGCGATAACTTCTAAGTTTCTCAAGACAGAATCAGGGAAAAAGTAACAGCAACATATCCAACATTAAAGGAAAATACCAGCTTTTTGGAAGGCTGCTTTTCTATCTGATCAGTGCTGTAGGATGAGAAGTCTGCCAGAGATTTCACCTCTGTATGTCTATACATTTAGTACACTGCGGGGCATACTATACGCATAATTTTTGGGataatgctaagctaaactgTATTCTTCTCACATCATAACTATTTTCTAATTTCCCAAGTGCTGGACACACAGAGGTGAAACCTTTAGCAGTGTTTTCATCAGACATGAAGAACATTAAAGAGCTAATTGGCCACAAAGGTGGTATATGGAGCTCAGGCACACCTATCtgactaaacattttttttcttctattgatTTGCTAGCAATTAACTTAAGCCTCAAGAGTTATGCTGTGCAACAAAAGTGAACACTGTTTCTACCAGATTGTTATAACATATTGAGGAGGTAGCCATGACTTTTATTAATAAAAGTCATTAGAAATATGCAGCGTTTTTATGATTTCAGGCAACTGATGGTCTTTATATTACATACCGAAACTGCTGTTATTCATGTTAAAAATTGCCAGCAGTAATGAGAACAGAGAAACTATTCCTAGATCTAAAGGGGACAGGAGTGTCTGACCTCTGAATCTTTACCATCTCAGCATAAGCCAGAACTTTGTTGGCTTCTTAAAAGCACAATTATCTTCTATACCATATGTATATTGCtgtgatttttttgttattcccATAAAAACATCCCCTGCCCATCAGagaataatatactgtattttttgtataatcATATTAACTGCCATCGCTTTGAGCAGGGCTAGTGTGCCAACCTGGCAAAAACTGTTTCatgttttatctttatttacatGTTGACCATGTAATTGCTAACATGTCTTTTGAATTTACAttatgttgggggggggggaaataatgTCTCAGACACTGACTTTAAAAGCTTTCAAATGTCTATTGTGTAACAAAATGAAAGATGCTAATGAGGTACTTGTAGTGACTTTTTTATGTGCTCTTGATTGCTATTGCTAGGGCACAAATGAATTTTTGCTCATTACTGTTCTGTAAACGGTACGAAATCCACTAACAATGCAGTGAAATGATGCTGGTTTTTCCTCTTGCACCCAGGTGACTGCCTAGCCACTGGTGGCTTTAAATAAGCAATAAATAGCCAACATATTGGGGTGACTGAATACAAGtgtttgtaattatttaaacgttgtttttatatttatggtATCAAGTAAGTTGTTTTTAAGTTGAATTCATTCTGAATGTTTTTGAGCATTTAAGACGTCCACTGCTCTGTGACCACACCACCAGTGGGGGGAAGAAGTATTCCgattttttacttaagtaaaagtagcaagtagaaatactctgttaacAGGTTAAAGTCATGCATTCAAactcttacttaagtaaaagtaatagtatTGTTATAGTAGTATTAGCATCACAATATACTTTGATGTAccagaagtaaaagtacttgtgtaaatgtttatatataccCTATGTTATAGGATTATAATTAgtaatgcattaatgtgtacattactttaatgttgccgctggtaaaggtggaggtAATTTCAATaactatatacagtattgttGAGTAGCTTTacctataataatatataatgtagttgatttctattttatattaataatctAAACCTACAAACTAACTAAAGCTAAAGTGGAATTACCGGTACTCAAATTAATAAAGTAAATGTTATAACAGACGGAACTTATTGTGTACATGGCCTTAAAGAAGGTATTTATGGCACTTGCCCTTTAAGAAGTCGCGCATGCGCAAATCAGTGAGAAAGTTAACTGCTGAACTTCGTAGTCAGAAAAATTCTGATTTATAAAATAGCAGGGAAAACACCATTGAGTTGACATGGCATTTCGCCGAAGAAACAAGAGTTACCCATTCTTCAGCCAGGAATTCTTAATTCAAAACCATGCCGACATCGTCTTCAGTTTGGTGATTTTCATTTTGATTGGATTGATGTTTGAGGTGAGATGAACTCAGAttatcttttccttccctcGTCTCGCTCAGCTGTTTTAAGATGGCAAGCCCGCTGCTGCACATTCAAAGATGTAACTTTGTGCGAAGTTGAAACGTTAGGTCGAAATTatcttttgcttcttttttctttttttatgtttgcttGATTGTCTGCATCTGAGCTTTCTAGCAGTGTAAGGAGTTCCGTGTATATGATGGCTGCTTAatactgcagttttttttaacaagttctGTTAACAATGAATGTTGCTTAGTTCGCAGTCAAAGTAGCGAcgtatgcttttaaactaagcAAGAAAGTTACAGCTGAAAACAGCTGGGTATAAACGGCACCTTTACACGTTTATTGCTAGTTTATATGGTCAAAGTTTTCGGTGTCTTGCTCTTAAAACTCGAATTTCTAACGGAGTTTTAACCGTAGACTGCGAAAAAAGAAGACTTTCAACCGGGATGCAATTGAAAACTCATCTGTTGGCATAGCTAGGCATAAGTGGCTACTTATAAACAACATACTGTGACTTATTTGTTTCCTTAAATGTACGTTTTTACCCTTTTGACAATGTCTTGTTCCAGTTTCCAGCAAAAACGTACCGCTGCAACATTTTGATTCCAAGATTTGTCAGTTACCGCAGAGAGCCTAGTTAAGGCAGGAAGTAAATCGTTTTCAGCATTCAAATTAAAAGCACCGCTTTTGCTTAAAATAGAATTCAAGCAAACGTCCGACATGGAGGGGCTTTACTTTGAAAAGCGTAGAGGGAAACTGTATTACTTTTCGTCGCTAGCTTGGCAGTGGTAGTTAACTGCCACGTCTCAATCTTTGAGCTGCTGGTTCTCCGCGGGCTCAACCTTGGCCGCTTTGACCTGAAGGGGTTTTCACAATTGACGTACAGTGACTGTATTAATGAGGTGTCTCGTTAGAAAATAGCTTTTTCTACGTGCGCACAAACTGACTCCCCAGGCTGCCGCTTCAGCTTTTAGTAAAGTTTCAATCCGGAACCCTGGTTGGGCTCACACAGCTGGCCGAGTAAAAAAATAACTAGGGGATTTCCTTAATTTTTCTCGTTTCGGAAAAAGagaacaacagtgctgcagctgGTCTTGAATGTGACATTTGACGTAGACGGGTCACCTGTTGCCTCGGCGTGCAGGGAATGACTGGTGACTTGTGGTGCCCAAACTGGGGCTAGGGGACCAACGGTCCCTTCAGGATGCCTCTTTGCGTAGTCCTatcttctaaaaaaaaaggaatgctTAAGACAAAACTATAAAAATTCCCATAATGTTCCCAACCTGATGGGACTTCCCCAAGGGGTTGAAGATAAATGTGAGGGCTCACAAAAGTGTATCTGAAAATCACCATTTGATCGAAAAAGTTACAGTTAATAGACATAGACAACCTGTGAAAGGGGCTGCAGCTAGACATTGCTTTATTTAAAGTGGTCACACGCTTGAAAAGGTTGGAAAACACTGTACTAATGCATGTCTTTGTAGGGATGCTTGTCATAGAATAATTTGGGAAGCTCGGTTATGCTTTCACATCCCAAGTCAATACAAGCCTTGTCACGCCAGCACCACTACTTTTAGCTCCTAGCAAGTTATTATGATTCTCTCTTGCTCGCTATCCCCATACACACTCACAACACCTGCCACAAACATACTTCGATGATACTTTGATGTCCGGCCTCTTGAGCTTCACTGAAATATGTTGCTAATTACCATCTCATCTAATTTCCAGGCAACAGCCAAGACGGCCATACTGTTCATTCAGCCTCAGTACAATGTCACCACACTATCACCAGGTATGCAGTGCAGTTGAGGAATTCTTATTTAATACTTAATACTTTAATCCACAGTCTATGACCCATCTACCTATTTTGAACTCCTGCAGTTCATACATTTCACAGTTTCACTTCTGCTGTTCCTGCATTTTGCATCATTATATTACTGCCATTGAATTGTGATTACAAAATGAGTTAACATTGCTCCAGGATCTTTAACACACCTTGATTGCCGTGTGTATGTTTAACccgtcctgtgtgtgtgcttagaGGGCGAGGTGACGTTGTACCATTACGGATGGAAGGATTCTGCCACCATCCTCTTCTATTTCTTTACCGCCATCATCCTCCATGCAGTAGTGCAGGAGTATCTTCTGGATGTAAGTTACCCAGTCACTGTGGCACAAtgcatcagtcagtcagtcacaagATTAGGCATAGTGGATGTCACACAGGGAGGTCCTTATATACAGCAATAATACTGTCAGAGTGATAGACATATAAAGGCAAGAAAAGACAACAAATATTGCAAATGGCTCCCTGGTCCCCAAAAGAGGCAGCACAGTAAtgagtaaatattaaaataaggGCATCGCATTTATTTatattgaaataaataattGCTAGTGTAGAAATTCAacactgcctctgtttaccatGACTCGTACCAAAAAAGGAACCTTTTGGAAATTGTTAGGAAATTATTCAAACATTACGGACCCATAAAATGGCTAATATTAGGAATCagcaataatattaataatataaggGACATTTacgtacagtacatgcattATATTCCATCAATGTTAGGGGATATGAAGAATCAGATTGTTGTGCGTTCATGAACctgaaaaaacataaaatctctGCGATGTTTTACTCCATTTACTCTTTCCTCAGTAAGAGTATGCTATTTATGAATATATTCAAGGTTATGAAGATACATCAGGGTTCAttcgcattttaaccaatacttttccatgactttttcggTGACTATgatttcctgaaaatgtcagtcgacattatacaataacaatacaaatctgtgttaaagttttccccttagaggtttaacaataaaatgaatgacaatttatgtggttcgtagtgggattcgtaatatcgcgccccgactagaacgttgaggttaggacgacgtgaaatacatttattaatcacgtattattatgctgtgttaaaaaaaaaaattccatgactaacctttccaggcctggaatttgcattttttaaattccataacATACCAGGTTTTTTTCAAACCGTATGAACCCTGATACATATTTAGTGTTTTCGTCCAGTTGCACTTAAAGGGACATTTTGAACAGAACTGTTTGAAACATACCACATCAAAAAACATAAGAGCAGCATTCTGTTTCAGACAGGCTGACATTGCTTCAgttctcagagagagagagagagagagagagagacagacacattaaATCCATCTGAAGGTATGAGCCCTTGTGTCATTGTTTAGAAATAGGCCAGCGAAGAGGAATGAGGTTTTATTTTAGATCCATCAGCACGGTTTCCAAAGTGTCTTTAAACAAATACTTCACAGAGGAGAGTTTTCAGCCGCAACCATAAATAGTATCTGCTGCCTTTTCTTATCCTAGTTATTTGTTTTACCGTGACATTTCCTTGTGAATGACAATTCAAGCAGTCAACCGGCCACCCATTATGACTGGATCCTGCAGCATTCACACGATCTCTTGTACTGTTCATGTTGCAGAAAGTGAACCGACGTCTCCACCTCTCAAAGAGCAAGAATACCAAGTTTAATGAGTCGGGTCAGCTGTGTGTTTTTCACTTGGTGTCGAGTGTGTGGAGTTTTTACATCCTCATAACAGTAAGTGAGAGTTGTATCATATTACAGTATTCATTGACAACTTCCTactttaggaaacgtcacaTATATTCTTAAACCTATCAAGGATAACTAATGTATTTCTCACACACTAATGAACAACAGTATAATGTGTTGTATTATCTGATTTCTTCACACAGGAAGGATATCTCCTGCATCCCAGCAGCCTTTGGGAGAACTATCCCCATGTACACCTCAGGTATGACTGATGTGTTCATGCTTTGTCAATGTtatatttacataaaaaaatgtatataaacttTTAGAGCTAGTCAGCAAACAAGTACACTTGATTATCTATCTATcctatacatatacatatacatatatatatatatatatataactatatatatatatatatatctctctctatctgcctacactacacacacacacacacatttgataaGCTTAAAGCAGTgatatgtctttaaaaaaatacgTATGTTAAAACACCTGTATTTTGCAATGTGTTTACTGATATTTTAAGTTTAGAGCATATTAAGTTGTCTATTTCTTtacaaaaagtcacatatataaGTGCTTATTGCCTATTTTATAGCTGACAAATACTACTAACTGGTATTCAGCTCAAAATGAACAATTCCTTTTTtagagaagtttttttttttagaataaatGTCTTTGACCCTTTCCCCTACTTTCCTTCTGCCGGTCTGTGTTTCTGGTCCAGGTTTCAGGTGAAGTTTTTCTACCTCACACAGCTGGCCTACTGGCTCCATGCCTTACCAGAGCTCTACTTCCAGAAAGTACGCAAGGTCAGTAAGGAGGCCCTGGGAACTGGAAGACTTCTGGAGTGTGAATAGATaagctgtgtgcgtgtgcgtgtgtgtgtgtgcgtgcgtgtgtgtgtgacaacaaAAGCCTTAAAAATACGATACCTTTTGCAAAGAgatgctgtttgtttttcaggaaGAGATTTCTCGCCAGCTCCAGTACATCTGCCTGTATCTGCTGCACATCGCTGCAGCCTATTTGTTAAAGTAAGCATCCAGCAGAAGGATCTTTGTTTTACCTACAAATAATGAAACACTGAAGTTTAAGTTTTGAAAATCCTTACAATTCTCTGCAGCAGCTGATTCAAAGTGGTGTTACTGATattatataaaatactgtatatggttTTTATAGAAccctatatatatgtgtgttccCCACTGGCTTATGCTCCTTTGTCCCCTTATCTATCACCTGCTTCCCTCTTGTGTAGTTTGAGTCGTGTAGGcctggtactcctcttcctccagtATGTGTCAGAACTGGGCTTCCACATCGCCAGACTCTTTTACTTCACTGATGAGAACCATCAGAAAATGTAAGTTTTAAGTGATCAAGCTTTTAGTCCTATTGActtgaaataaatatttattatgtccatttaaaaaaaaaaaaaagattacatctttgctgtgtgtcatgaTTCAGGTTTGACCTGTGGGCGATCAGCTTTGTGTTTACACGGATGGTTACTTTGACCCTGATGTTCCTGGTTGTTGGCTTCGGTTTGGCTCGTGGTGAAAACCAGGGGCTGGACTGGGAGATGGGCAACTTCAACACTGTACTGATAAGGTAATGACCTATGTCCAACTTCTATGGataataaattattttgtgGCACTTCTATTACTTTTTACAGCTACTGTGACAACTGTATAGTCAAAATGCACTTACCATCCATAAAAGAAGtgttgactttttaatgttttagtgTTTTACAACATACATTCAAAGTGGATGTAGTCAGGAATTTTGAcactgattgacagaaaatgactgTGTCTCAACAAATGGATTAAATGGGGTTTGAAATGTCACCACtacattgtgacattttaatgtCGTCCATTTTCCAAAACACACGATTGCATTAATCTTCTTGCCTTTGGGTCCCTTCAGGATGACTGTTCTACTGCTGGTATGTTTGACCCAATCTTGGCTACTCTGGAAGTTTATCCGCTTCCAGCTGAGGCGCTGGAGGGAGTTCAGACACGAACAGGCTGTTCGCAAGAAGGCTGCCGCAAAACAACCCCTACGGCCACTGAAGAGAGACTCACGTGAGTTTAAACACCTGCTCAAACAGGTTTCCTAACACTGACGTCCGCTCCTGGTAGTTACAGTCAGGAGATGTGACTTGATTCCTTACTCAAACCAACTTCCCCTACTTTCTTTTGTCCTGATCACACTGAATGTCTGGTATGTACTACATTATTAGAGATCCTGACTTCTTACTTCTGTCTCTCCTGCTAGTTGGTCACCATGAAAATGGAGTTCTAAAAGCTGAGAATGGAGCCTCTCCTCGGACCAAAAAACTCAAATCCCCCTAAGATAACACATTGACTGGCCTGAACAGTGGCCTTAGCCCTGGCTAAGGTTTCTCATCAGCACAACAGGGAAGCTGGCGGCCACTGGCCACCAAGCCTCTTGTTGAGTATGTCCTGAGATGTTATACGGACTCAGACTACAGACTTAGGCTTGAATGCTGGAAAATGAAATCCAAGGAAATCCCTCAAGACATTTACTCTTCATAtcagtatttttttatacatccaCGCAGACAGCTATCCCACCCTAAGGAGCAATATTGTATGCCGAATGACTAAAATGTACAGTGAACACAGTATATGGCACACATGCTATTGTGTCTGTCAATGTTGAATGTGTAGATGCATATCCTCATACACAAGTACTGTATTGGTTGTAGTGTTGTCCGATTTTCACAGCTGTTTTCAGCTCGTCATTGAGCCggctttgcttgttttctaGTCTGGTCCATTGGAGCAGAACATTTTTACTGATGATATGGTATGATATGAGCTTACTGTATGCTGGCCTTAACAATATCTCTTTACCATGTCAGGGAAGAGATTTTGGCCAACCAATCACCTGGGCTCCTCCCTATGATTTATGTCTGTTTGAAATCCTTGATTCGTCACTGGTCACTTAACAGAAAAGCATCACGTATGTATGTTGGATATTAccgcatgttttttttttttcatttaattgttttgttaATTACTTTATTAAATAATGCAATTTTCGGAAATATTGTGACTGAAGTCATTTTTCTACTgtctattttcattttatacacTTGACatatatgtcaacaaaaatggCAACATTTTCAATCGTCttcataatgttttattttgcggCAATGAAAAATGCATGCATTGACAGTTGGTAAATAGAGACAAATACATGCAGAATTACATTTTCTACATTTCCAATGTTCTTTCATAACACAGTAAACAGCAGGGTGTTCAAGTGATTCTGAATTGGGTGTCTGCAGGTGGACTCAACCGAGGGTGGCACTGAGCATGGTGGAGTCCCATCACCTATGcttttagctaaatgctaattaCAGCATGCTAAAAGTGTCCCTGGTTTGGTcttctgtttgttttatgtgGCTGAGGGACCATAGTTTTCTcgataaaatgtatgtttgatTGCTCACCTCAAACATAACTTTGTATTTTTGAAGTAGCCAATTAGATTTTAGGGTAGGCCTTGGCAACCGCTTGGTAAATGCCCGATTATTAGAAGGGTATTTTGAGCTTGATCTCAACACCAGTTGAGAAGCTGTCAGATTTTgccaaaaaacttttttcaaaTCACCTTTTCTGCAGCAGGCCCACTGTTTGTTTATTGTGTTACGAAATATTCAGCAATGGTTttgctttgatttattttactCCCATTTATTGGGGAGTGAATAACTTTTGAGGCAATCCAGCCTTCCCTCACATAATGAAGATGGCTCTGCTACATCGTCACCTgataaagaatgaaaaaagcATGTGCATAAATTGTTagtcaaacattttaaaaaaagtggaaaaaaattaTAACTGACAGAAAGTTCTAGAGAATTTGCTAGATGGCTGTTTAGATATTTACCATTCTGGTCAGCTGGCTGGTTATTTGCGGTTGACACACCCAGCTTCTGTCGCAAAGAATCCAGTGTCTGACACGGGATCTGGCGTGCGCTGGACTCCAGGTACGTCAGCACAAAGTGGTCAGCATTGGTCAACACAAAGCGGCGGctgaaaactacaaaaacagacgagagagggaggagaaagatGCCATCAGCTGAGATTTTAGGTTATTTATTGATCCTCTAttggaaaattaaattaaacgcAATTATAATAGATGTCTTTCTTAATGTATCAAGGAAGACATGTACGGTACAGCAGCAACATGAGTTATacattatgaataaaaaaaaatattcctttaggAAACCAAGACACAGTAAGTAAATACAGGCTGTT
The Sander vitreus isolate 19-12246 chromosome 18, sanVit1, whole genome shotgun sequence genome window above contains:
- the tram2 gene encoding translocating chain-associated membrane protein 2, translating into MAFRRRNKSYPFFSQEFLIQNHADIVFSLVIFILIGLMFEATAKTAILFIQPQYNVTTLSPEGEVTLYHYGWKDSATILFYFFTAIILHAVVQEYLLDKVNRRLHLSKSKNTKFNESGQLCVFHLVSSVWSFYILITEGYLLHPSSLWENYPHVHLRFQVKFFYLTQLAYWLHALPELYFQKVRKEEISRQLQYICLYLLHIAAAYLLNLSRVGLVLLFLQYVSELGFHIARLFYFTDENHQKMFDLWAISFVFTRMVTLTLMFLVVGFGLARGENQGLDWEMGNFNTVLIRMTVLLLVCLTQSWLLWKFIRFQLRRWREFRHEQAVRKKAAAKQPLRPLKRDSLGHHENGVLKAENGASPRTKKLKSP